The Candidatus Rokuibacteriota bacterium genome window below encodes:
- a CDS encoding CoA transferase, translated as MRHALEGIKVLDLTGYIAGSYAAMMLGDLGAEVVKVEPPEGDPFRELQGFFGWNRGKRSIALNLKEPKGREVVLKLAARSDVVMENFRPSVADRLGVGYEALSRVNPRIIYCAVTAFGQDGPYKDRPGFDPLLQAMSGLMVLQGGDGPPQYLRIALTDYYAAALAAQGIL; from the coding sequence ATGCGCCACGCCCTCGAAGGGATCAAGGTCCTCGACCTCACCGGCTACATCGCCGGCTCCTACGCCGCGATGATGCTCGGAGACCTGGGCGCCGAGGTCGTCAAGGTCGAGCCGCCCGAGGGCGATCCCTTCCGCGAGCTCCAGGGTTTCTTCGGCTGGAACCGCGGCAAGCGCTCCATCGCGCTGAACCTCAAAGAGCCCAAAGGCCGCGAGGTCGTGCTGAAGCTGGCTGCCCGGAGCGACGTCGTGATGGAGAACTTCCGCCCGAGCGTCGCGGACCGGCTGGGCGTGGGCTACGAGGCGCTGTCGCGCGTCAACCCGCGGATCATCTACTGCGCGGTGACGGCCTTCGGCCAGGACGGCCCGTACAAGGACCGCCCCGGCTTCGATCCCCTGCTCCAGGCCATGAGCGGGCTCATGGTGCTTCAGGGCGGCGACGGCCCGCCCCAGTATCTCCGCATCGCCCTCACCGACTACTACGCCGCGGCCCTCGCTGCTCAGGGCATCCT